One genomic segment of Azospirillaceae bacterium includes these proteins:
- a CDS encoding helix-turn-helix transcriptional regulator, protein MANRDRFHPEYVRLVDALIAERKSRGATQADVAQRMGTTQSFVSKYERREVLLDVLDYVRYCLAIGANPAEMLAKFDWDMGTLAR, encoded by the coding sequence GTGGCGAACCGGGATCGGTTTCATCCCGAGTATGTGCGGCTGGTGGATGCGTTGATCGCGGAACGGAAGAGCCGCGGCGCCACCCAGGCCGACGTCGCGCAGCGGATGGGCACGACCCAGTCGTTCGTCTCCAAGTACGAGCGCCGCGAGGTCCTCCTCGACGTGCTCGATTACGTCCGCTACTGCCTCGCGATCGGGGCCAACCCCGCGGAGATGCTGGCGAAATTCGATTGGGATATGGGCACCTTGGCCCGTTGA